A stretch of Cylindrospermopsis curvispora GIHE-G1 DNA encodes these proteins:
- a CDS encoding ParB/RepB/Spo0J family partition protein, with translation MTTRKSPDLTNYFSGAKQSQQLSEAEAEIQRLKAEIEELRSQGSSELETQLQTLRAQLQSQSGIQYIPLEKIQANPEQPRQTFLSESIESMSRSLVSDGQLEPIILIQREHLVIFDGERRWRSAKHLGWQNLQAVIIPEPDALHRKALITSLHREDLNPLDKAEAIVRELATNTGLEPQDIPRILSTVVRRLNAQKRMNSVVELLTVTPEEQQQGLATLDLDEREVAVLTILLDLQLNPASIDANIFPMLSLAEDLKAAIRSSGLKGVHAMALQKLSAKNLGLPESEAEEIRINITQKVLAEKLSVQKTRHLVTEAIASQSTDAEKIEKQVKPVATATRSLYKVSGEALKKVEVSQLMEFQEALRKKLAEIEELIQEKAVKDHKV, from the coding sequence ATGACTACCCGTAAATCTCCTGACCTCACCAATTATTTTTCAGGCGCAAAGCAATCCCAACAGTTATCAGAAGCTGAGGCAGAAATTCAACGCCTAAAAGCTGAAATCGAAGAACTCCGCTCTCAAGGGTCAAGTGAGTTAGAAACACAGTTACAAACACTCAGAGCACAACTTCAATCACAATCAGGTATCCAATATATTCCCTTAGAAAAAATTCAAGCTAACCCAGAGCAACCGAGACAAACTTTTTTATCAGAAAGTATTGAATCTATGTCTCGTTCCCTGGTATCAGACGGACAACTAGAGCCAATTATTTTAATTCAACGGGAACACTTAGTTATATTTGATGGGGAACGGCGTTGGCGCAGTGCTAAACACTTGGGTTGGCAAAACCTGCAAGCTGTTATTATTCCTGAACCTGATGCTCTACACCGCAAAGCTTTAATTACTTCATTACACCGGGAAGACCTCAATCCTCTTGATAAAGCCGAAGCTATTGTCCGGGAATTGGCAACTAACACCGGTTTAGAACCCCAGGATATTCCCCGGATTCTTTCAACAGTAGTGCGACGGTTGAATGCACAAAAACGAATGAACTCTGTTGTTGAACTGCTCACGGTAACCCCAGAGGAACAACAACAAGGTTTAGCTACTTTGGACTTAGATGAGCGAGAAGTGGCAGTGTTGACGATACTTTTGGATTTACAACTTAATCCTGCTTCTATTGATGCTAATATTTTTCCCATGCTTTCTTTAGCTGAAGACTTGAAAGCTGCTATTAGGTCTTCTGGTCTTAAAGGTGTTCACGCAATGGCATTACAAAAACTTTCTGCAAAAAATTTGGGACTACCAGAATCAGAAGCAGAAGAAATTAGAATCAACATCACCCAAAAGGTATTAGCAGAAAAATTATCTGTACAAAAAACCCGGCATTTAGTCACTGAGGCGATCGCTTCACAAAGTACAGACGCTGAAAAAATAGAAAAACAAGTTAAACCAGTAGCAACAGCAACACGCTCTTTGTATAAAGTTTCTGGGGAAGCGTTGAAGAAAGTTGAGGTGTCTCAATTAATGGAGTTTCAGGAAGCCCTTCGCAAGAAACTGGCAGAGATTGAAGAATTAATCCAGGAAAAAGCTGTCAAGGATCATAAGGTTTAA
- a CDS encoding ParA family protein, whose amino-acid sequence MQIRLAVISNAGGSGKTTLSVHLAHALAKHSFKVALFDLDPQGSLTLFCGLNQPEPEHTLAAVLKDDFDGNWPLTPCWSEHTDKVVICQGGMVLTQTADELVLHKRGAYLLGDRLTDYPLKHDLIIFDCPATLGPLPLMALTASTHIIIPVQLEPKSIQGAANLLEWYYYHCKHLRLKPTPEILGFVPNQYDARRAAHRQMLAALPSQLEQMNIHAFPEVRDSAEFVNACAQGLPLPIHRPSHPAKDDFKEIASKLADLIGSKTKEKVTA is encoded by the coding sequence ATGCAAATTAGATTAGCTGTAATAAGTAATGCCGGAGGAAGTGGTAAGACAACCCTTTCTGTCCATCTCGCTCATGCTTTGGCAAAACATAGTTTTAAGGTAGCACTGTTTGACCTTGATCCGCAAGGGTCACTAACACTGTTTTGTGGTTTAAATCAACCAGAACCAGAACACACTTTAGCTGCTGTCCTCAAAGATGATTTTGATGGTAACTGGCCGTTGACACCCTGCTGGAGTGAACACACCGATAAAGTAGTTATTTGTCAGGGTGGGATGGTTCTGACCCAAACAGCAGATGAATTAGTTTTACACAAAAGAGGAGCTTACTTATTAGGTGATCGCCTAACTGACTATCCTCTGAAACATGATTTAATCATCTTTGATTGTCCAGCCACCCTGGGTCCCTTACCTTTAATGGCACTGACAGCCAGTACACACATAATTATTCCTGTCCAGCTAGAACCCAAATCAATTCAAGGAGCAGCTAATTTACTGGAATGGTATTACTACCATTGCAAGCACTTACGCTTAAAACCCACACCAGAAATTCTCGGCTTTGTTCCCAACCAATATGATGCTCGACGTGCAGCCCATAGACAAATGTTAGCTGCATTGCCATCTCAGTTAGAGCAGATGAATATCCATGCTTTTCCAGAAGTTCGGGATAGTGCTGAATTTGTTAACGCCTGTGCACAAGGATTACCATTACCTATTCACCGTCCCAGTCATCCAGCAAAGGATGACTTTAAAGAAATTGCCTCAAAATTAGCCGATTTGATTGGTAGCAAGACCAAAGAGAAAGTCACGGCTTAA